A single window of Hyla sarda isolate aHylSar1 chromosome 2, aHylSar1.hap1, whole genome shotgun sequence DNA harbors:
- the LOC130355899 gene encoding protein spinster homolog 1-like yields the protein MASPQDPLLKEEEEAMEDHSDMDVEKGDIPERQNLPSLSVMSTARSIITVVILAFVNLLIYANRSSVAGVLPYIQKAYDTNASLSGLLNTLFIGSYVLVAPIAGYLGDHCNKKYTVCTGVIVWLSMTLTLSFIPDGYFLLFLLTSGLVGAGEATFCTIAPSIIADLFTSDQRTRMLNVFYSVIPVGCGLGYIIGPKVTDAARGDWHWAFRVTPGLGLIAVALLILVTKELPRTTTNGKKNNKSQKFAKWATDLKKLFKNRSFMLTTMGSTAVSFIVGAIGVWGPSYLTHARTLLQEKDPCRAEPCDYHDILIFGVVTVVSGILGVVAGTEISKRYRKSNPRADPLVCGCAMMLSAPFLLLALTFGNISLVATNIFIFIGETLLSVNFTLISDIILKVVTPWRRSSALAVQMTIYHLLGDAGSPYLIGLISDTYERGYAKSPLLKYRSLEYALMTCTIMAVIGGAFFMATALYIERDEKEAEMESEPPSSSSSSLLPADEDRASD from the coding sequence atggcctctccacaagacccattgctgaaggaggaggaagaagcaatggaggaccatagtgatatggatgtagaaaagggcgatatccctgagaggcagaacctgccatctctaagcgtgatgtccaccgcacgttccatcatcaccgtagtgatcctcgcctttgttaatttgctcatctatgcaaatcgctccagcgtggcgggggtgctgccttatatacagaaagcatatgacaccaatgctagtctgtccggcttattgaatacattgttcattggaagctacgtgctggtcgcaccaattgccggatatttgggcgaccactgtaataagaaatatactgtttgcacaggagtcatcgtttggctgagcatgacacttaccctgtcattcatccctgacgggtacttcctgctcttcctgctgacgagtggactggttggggccggagaggcgactttctgcaccatcgccccctccatcattgcagacctttttacaagtgaccagcggacccgcatgctgaacgtgttttactccgtcatacctgtaggctgcggactaggatacatcatcgggcccaaagtgactgatgcagcaaggggcgattggcactgggcgtttcgggtcacccctggcctgggcctcatagctgtggctttgttgattttggtcacaaaggagcttccaagaacgactacaaacgggaagaagaacaacaaatcccagaagtttgccaaatgggcgacagatctgaaaaaactatttaaaaatcgaagcttcatgttaaccaccatgggatcgacggctgtatccttcatagtgggagccataggtgtatggggtccgtcatacctgacccacgcacgaacactcctacaagagaaggacccttgccgtgctgaaccgtgtgactatcacgacatcctaatatttggtgtggttacagtcgtttccggcattctgggagttgtagcagggacggagataagtaaaagatatcgcaaatccaacccacgggcggacccgcttgtgtgtggatgcgcgatgatgctctccgccccttttcttctgttggcattgacttttggcaacatcagcctcgttgccaccaacatcttcatcttcatcggagagacgcttctgtcagtaaatttcaccctcatatctgacattatactaaaagtagtaactccgtggaggagatcttcagccctggccgtgcagatgacaatctatcacctcctaggtgacgccggcagcccgtacctcatcggcttgatatctgacacctacgaacgaggatatgccaaatcccctcttctgaaataccgcagcctggagtatgccctcatgacctgcaccataatggcagtcatcggaggggccttcttcatggccacggccctatatatagagagggacgaaaaagaagcagagatggaatcagaacctccgtcatcctcctcctcctcactgcttcctgccgatgaggaccgcgcttcagactga